The genomic stretch GATTTTTATAACTATTCTCGCACACTAAAAAATGCTAAATTACTGAATGAAGACTTTCAAATAATTTTATTTAATGAGGCTAGGAAGGGTGATTTTGTTTATTTAGACCCTCCTTATGCTGTTAAAAATCGTCGGATTTTTCGGCAATATGGTCCACAAACATTTGGACTAGAAGATATCGAACGCTTGCAAAATACATTAAAAATACTTGATAAAAGAAGGGTGAAGTTTGTTCTATCTTATGCTTTATGCAAAGAGGCAAAAAGTATTTTTGCCGGATGGAATGTCCGACAAGTTCACACACAGCGTAACATTTCAGGTTTTGCTAAACATAGAAGGCGGGCAATAGAATTAATAATTTCAAACTTTACTTTTTAACTAAGGGATTGTCAGTAAATAACATTTACATAATGAGGTAATTATGATATTGTTTACAGTATGGAAGAAAAAATCTTAAGAAGAAATTA from Candidatus Brocadia sinica JPN1 encodes the following:
- a CDS encoding DNA adenine methylase produces the protein MPSLSDFYNYSRTLKNAKLLNEDFQIILFNEARKGDFVYLDPPYAVKNRRIFRQYGPQTFGLEDIERLQNTLKILDKRRVKFVLSYALCKEAKSIFAGWNVRQVHTQRNISGFAKHRRRAIELIISNFTF